A window of the Citrus sinensis cultivar Valencia sweet orange chromosome 9, DVS_A1.0, whole genome shotgun sequence genome harbors these coding sequences:
- the LOC107178729 gene encoding cytochrome b561 and DOMON domain-containing protein At5g47530-like: MKRIFLIALFTLLLSPSSSFAQTTQTCTNYRFTTHNNKYGACVDLQALNSFLHWSYDEATGSVDLAYRHVGMKPTRWVAWAINPTGKGMVGSQSLVAYRNPNGILKAYTSPVMSYGTNLQEGNLSFKVPKISADFSNNEMIIYATIVLPKNLTTVSHVWQEGPVRGDNHLGMHPLGGDNVKSMGTLDLLSGKVTTTKGGTSGTLHFKQVHGIINAVSWGFLMPVGAITARYMKVFQSADPAWFYAHIICQSSAYLLGIAGAGTGIYLGNKSHGSQHSTHRTIGILLLVLGFIQVFALKLRPKKEHKYRIWWNFYHHSVGYAIIILSIFNIFEGFNILNPLKIWRLVYACTLIALGAIAAILEVVTCVIVIRQRRKMENPETNVRAAA; this comes from the coding sequence ATGAAGAGAATCTTTCTGATTGCGCTTTTTACTTTGTTGCTTTCTCCATCTTCTTCATTCGCTCAAACAACTCAAACATGTACCAATTACCGTTTCACCACCCACAACAACAAATACGGTGCATGCGTTGATTTGCAagctttaaattcttttctcCACTGGAGCTATGACGAAGCAACCGGATCTGTCGACTTAGCCTATCGTCATGTAGGCATGAAACCAACCAGATGGGTTGCGTGGGCTATAAACCCTACCGGTAAAGGCATGGTCGGCTCTCAATCTCTTGTAGCTTACCGTAACCCTAACGGAATCTTGAAGGCATACACATCGCCGGTGATGAGTTATGGCACCAATTTACAAGAGGGAAACTTGAGCTTTAAGGTTCCCAAGATTTCAGCAGACTTTTCCAATAACGAGATGATAATATATGCAACGATAGTGCTTCCAAAGAACTTGACCACAGTGAGCCACGTGTGGCAAGAAGGTCCTGTACGTGGTGACAATCACCTCGGCATGCATCCTCTAGGAGGCGACAATGTCAAATCAATGGGTACTTTGGACCTTCTTTCCGGGAAAGTTACGACTACCAAAGGAGGAACCTCGGGTACTCTTCACTTCAAGCAGGTTCATGGAATCATAAACGCGGTTAGTTGGGGCTTCTTGATGCCAGTGGGTGCTATTACTGCCAGGTACATGAAGGTCTTCCAATCAGCTGATCCCGCTTGGTTTTATGCTCACATCATATGCCAATCCTCGGCTTACTTACTTGGTATTGCCGGAGCGGGGACAGGAATTTATCTTGGCAACAAATCTCATGGCAGTCAACATTCCACTCACAGGACTATTGGGATACTACTTCTCGTTCTTGGCTTCATTCAGGTTTTTGCGTTGAAACTGAGACCAAAGAAGGAGCACAAGTACAGAATTTGGTGGAATTTTTACCACCATTCTGTCGGATACGCCATCATAATATTAAGCATCTTCAACATCTTTGAgggttttaatattttgaaccCTTTGAAGATTTGGCGCTTGGTTTATGCTTGTACTCTTATTGCATTGGGAGCCATTGCCGCTATTTTGGAAGTAGTAACTTGTGTCATTGTTATAAGGCAGCGGAGAAAGATGGAGAATCCTGAAACCAATGTCAGAGCAGCAGCATGA
- the LOC102622028 gene encoding cytochrome b561 and DOMON domain-containing protein At5g47530-like: MKRIFLIALFTLLLSSSSSFAQTTQTCTNYRFTTHNNKYGACVDLQALNSFLHWSYDEATGSVDLAYRHVGMKPTRWVAWAINPTGKGMVGSQSLVAYRNPNGILKAYTSPVMSYGTNLQEGNLSFKVPKISADFSNNEMIIYATIVLPKNMTTVSHVWQEGPVRGDNHLGMHPLGGDNVKSMGTLDLLSGKVTTTKGGTSGTLHFKQVHGIINAVSWGFLMPVGAITARYMKVFQSADPAWFYAHIICQSSAYLLGIAGAGTGIYLGNKSHGIQHSTHRTIGILLLVLGFIQVLALKLRPKKEHKYRIWWNFYHHSVGYAIIILSIFNIFEGFNILNPLKIWRLVYACTLIALGAIAAILEVVTCVIVIRQRRKVENPETNVRAAA; this comes from the coding sequence ATGAAGAGAATCTTTCTGATTGCGCTTTTTACTTTGTTgctttcttcatcttcttcattcgCTCAAACAACTCAAACATGTACCAATTACCGTTTCACCACCCACAACAACAAATACGGTGCATGCGTTGATTTGCAagctttaaattcttttctcCACTGGAGCTATGACGAAGCAACCGGCTCTGTCGACTTGGCCTATCGTCATGTAGGCATGAAACCAACCAGATGGGTTGCGTGGGCTATAAACCCTACCGGTAAAGGCATGGTCGGCTCTCAATCTCTTGTAGCTTACCGTAACCCTAACGGAATCTTGAAGGCATACACATCGCCGGTGATGAGTTATGGCACTAATTTACAAGAGGGAAACTTGAGCTTTAAGGTTCCCAAGATTTCAGCAGACTTTTCCAATAACGAGATGATAATATACGCAACGATAGTGCTTCCAAAGAACATGACCACAGTGAGCCACGTGTGGCAAGAAGGTCCTGTACGTGGTGACAATCACCTCGGCATGCATCCTCTAGGAGGCGACAATGTCAAATCAATGGGTACTTTGGACCTTCTTTCCGGGAAAGTTACGACTACCAAAGGAGGAACCTCGGGTACTCTTCACTTCAAGCAGGTTCATGGAATCATAAACGCGGTTAGTTGGGGCTTCTTGATGCCAGTGGGTGCTATTACTGCCAGGTACATGAAGGTCTTCCAATCAGCTGATCCCGCTTGGTTTTATGCTCACATCATATGCCAATCCTCGGCTTACTTACTTGGTATTGCCGGAGCGGGGACAGGAATTTATCTTGGCAACAAATCTCATGGCATTCAACATTCCACTCACAGGACTATTGGGATACTACTTCTCGTTCTTGGCTTCATTCAGGTTCTTGCGTTGAAACTGAGACCAAAGAAGGAGCACAAGTACAGAATTTGGTGGAATTTTTACCACCATTCTGTCGGATACGCCATCATAATATTAAGCATCTTCAACATCTTTGAgggttttaatattttgaaccCGTTGAAGATTTGGCGCTTGGTTTATGCTTGTACTCTTATTGCATTGGGAGCCATTGCCGCTATTTTGGAAGTAGTAACTTGTGTCATTGTTATAAGGCAGCGGAGAAAGGTTGAGAATCCTGAAACCAATGTCAGAGCAGCAGCATGA
- the LOC102623219 gene encoding cytochrome b561 and DOMON domain-containing protein At5g47530-like — MVGSQSLVAYRNPNGILKAYTSPVMSYGTKLQEGNLSFQVPKISADFSNNEMIIYATIVLPKNMTTVSHVWQEGPVRSDNHLGMHSLGGDNVKSMGTLDLLSGKVTTTKGGTSGTLHFKQVHGIINAASWGFLMPVGAITARYMKVFQSADPAWFYAHIICQSSAYLLGIAGAGTGIYLGNKSHGIQHSTHRTIGILLLVLGFIQVLALKLRPKKEHKYRIWWNFYHHSVGYAIIILSIFNIFEGFNILNPLKIWRLVYACVLIVLGAIAVILEVVTWVIVIRRRRRIENPASNITAVA; from the coding sequence ATGGTCGGCTCTCAATCTCTTGTAGCCTACCGTAACCCTAACGGAATCTTGAAGGCATACACATCGCCGGTGATGAGTTATGGCACCAAATTACAAGAGGGAAACTTGAGCTTTCAGGTTCCCAAGATTTCAGCAGACTTTTCCAATAACGAGATGATAATATACGCAACGATAGTGCTTCCAAAGAACATGACCACAGTGAGCCACGTGTGGCAAGAAGGTCCTGTACGTAGTGACAATCACCTCGGCATGCATTCTCTAGGAGGCGACAATGTCAAATCAATGGGTACTTTGGATCTTCTTTCCGGGAAAGTTACGACTACCAAAGGAGGAACCTCGGGTACTCTTCATTTCAAGCAGGTTCATGGAATCATAAACGCGGCTAGTTGGGGCTTCTTGATGCCAGTGGGTGCTATTACTGCCAGGTACATGAAGGTCTTCCAATCAGCTGATCCCGCTTGGTTTTATGCTCACATCATATGCCAATCCTCGGCTTACTTACTTGGTATTGCCGGAGCGGGGACAGGAATTTACCTTGGCAACAAATCTCATGGCATTCAACATTCCACTCACAGGACTATTGGGATACTACTTCTCGTTCTTGGCTTCATTCAGGTTCTTGCGTTGAAACTGAGACCAAAGAAGGAGCACAAGTACAGAATTTGGTGGAATTTTTACCACCATTCTGTTGGATACGCCATCATAATATTAAGCATCTTCAACATCTTTGAgggttttaatattttgaaccCTTTGAAGATTTGGCGCTTGGTGTATGCTTGTGTTCTTATTGTCTTGGGAGCCATTGCCGTTATTTTGGAAGTAGTAACTTGGGTCATTGTCATAAGGCGGCGGAGAAGGATTGAGAATCCTGCAAGCAATATCACAGCAGTAGCATGA
- the LOC127899851 gene encoding uncharacterized protein LOC127899851 — protein sequence MDPTYTNWVLHGESSTATMQYRGEGNTYTSNQYIDFEMTETYGMYKDQACFQEANATENTYVEREELQNLVRDAETPLYPGCTNYSKMSATVVLFKHKVTHGLSDSSFNEMLQIFCDMLPPENTLPDSFYSTKKLLKAFELGYEKIHACINDCCLFRKDLEHANTCLKCGSSRWKVDERTNKIHQGIPAKVLRYFPIIPRLKRMFGITELEKQLRWHQSHKSQDGKMRHPVDSLAWETINRKWPSFALDPRNIRFGLATDGFNPFQDLSTSYSCWPVILSMYNLPPWLCMSKENLMLTLLIPGPKQPGNDIDVYLAPLVEELNELWVNGVRIRDGNSYANTSGWSTKGKLACPVCRTNTYSEWLPHSRKHVYMGHRRFLPRKHSFRNKCKWFNGHVEEKGKPKLFTGEDIYKEVKDIVNDWGKRSKKSKRSTNESQLWKKKSIFFELPYWKDLVLRHNLDVMHIEKNICDSIIGTLLNMKGKSKDGLNSRLDLIHLDIRKDLHPKKEQNFYCLPAASHTLSKEEKELFCKRLADIKLPDGYGSNITNCISVKQHKITGLKSNDCHILIQQLLPIALRGILPKGPRKAILRLCAFFKELCSRVLDRNRLEKLEEEVVETLCMLERFFPPSFFDIMVHLTIHLGREARLCGPVQYRWMYPIERHMKILKGYVRNRARAEGCIAERYLAEEYAMFYGKEHLEELKGSDRRFEKNEKLLQKKHVETFNVWLHEKIKVMENHINVSNILKWLSRGPRVQSMSYSGFVINGLRFHTKDAEKSRQNSGVSLEATTICRASAKDNTQVIGKVTYYGVLREIIVLDYHTFQLPIFRCDWANIVNGVRDDDGFTLVNLHEGQSQFEKDPFILASQANQVFYSRETNSSNWYVGLKAPSRGFQDLQLYDESDNEPPMSIEVGELEIQDDNEDAPNKRTDVDDIICDV from the exons ATGGATCCGACTTATACAAATTGGGTCCTTCATGGGGAGAGTTCTACTGCAACAATGCAATACAGGGGTGAGGGGAATACATACACATCAAATCAATACATAGATTTTGAAATGACAGAAACTTATGGGATGTATAAAGATCAAGCATGTTTTCAAGAAGCAAATGCTACAGAGAATACATATGTAGAAAGAGAGGAACTTCAAAATTTAGTTAGAGATGCTGAGACTCCATTGTACCCAGGCTGTACAAACTACTCTAAAATGTCAGCAACTGTAGTGCTATTCAAGCATAAAGTTACCCACGGGTTATCTGACAGTAGTTTTAATGAGAtgcttcaaattttttgtgatATGTTACCACCAGAAAATACACTTCCAGATTCTTtttattcaacaaaaaaattgttgaaggCATTTGAACTTGGGTACGAGAAGATACATGCTTGTATAAATGATTGCTGTCTATTTAGAAAAGACTTGGAACATGCAAATACATGTCTTAAATGTGGTTCTTCTCGCTGGAAAGTTGATGAACGaactaataaaattcatcaagGCATACCTGCAAAAGTCTTGCGCTATTTTCCAATAATACCAAGACTTAAGAGGATGTTTGGGATCACAGAATTGGAAAAACAACTTAGATGGCACCAAAGTCATAAAAGCCAAGACGGTAAGATGAGACATCCAGTTGATTCTCTTGCATGGGAGACCATAAATAGAAAATGGCCATCGTTTGCATTAGATCCTCGAAATATCAGATTTGGTCTTGCTACTGATGGTTTCAATCCTTTTCAAGATCTTAGCACGAGTTATAGTTGTTGGCCTGTCATTTTATCTATGTACAACTTGCCTCCATGGTTGTGCATGTCCAAGGAAAACTTAATGTTGACTTTATTAATCCCTGGGCCAAAACAGCCCGGTAATGACATAGATGTTTACTTGGCACCACTTgtagaagaattaaatgagTTGTGGGTAAATGGAGTTAggattagggatggcaatt CTTATGCAAACACATCAGGATGGTCTACAAAAGGAAAGTTGGCATGTCCTGTATGTCGTACAAACACATATTCAGAGTGGTTACCACATAGTAGGAAACATGTATACATGGGTCATAGACGATTTCTTCCTCGTAAACATAGTTTTCGAAACAAGTGCAAATGGTTCAATGGAcatgttgaagaaaaaggtAAACCTAAATTGTTCACTGGTGaagatatatataaagaagTTAAAGATATTGTAAATGATTGGGGAAAGAGGagtaaaaaaagtaaaaggaGCACAAATGAATCTCAATTatggaaaaagaaatctatattttttgaattgccATACTGGAAG gACTTGGTTTTGCGTCACAACTTGGATGTAATGCATATTGAAAAGAACATTTGTGATAGCATAATTGGTACGCTTTTGAACATGAAAGGTAAGTCTAAAGATGGCCTTAATTCTCGCCTAGACCTTATACACTTGGACATTAGGAAGGATTTACATCCTAAAAAAGAGCAGAATTTTTATTGCTTACCAGCTGCTTCACATACACTTTctaaggaagaaaaagaacttTTTTGCAAGCGGCTTGCTGATATAAAGTTACCTGATGGTTATGGTTCAAACATTACCAACTGTATTTCAGTGAAACAGCACAAGATAACTGGCCTAAAGTCTAATGATTGCCATATTTTAATACAACAACTTTTACCTATAGCTTTGAGAGGAATTTTACCAAAAGGTCCAAGAAAAGCAATTCTTCGTTTGTGTGCctttttcaaagaattatgTAGTAGAGTTTTGGATAGAAATAGATTAGAAAAGCTAGAGGAAGAAGTGGTTGAGACCCTATGTATGTTGGAGAGATTCTTTCCACCGTCATTCTTTGATATTATGGTTCATTTAACAATTCATCTTGGACGCGAAGCTCGTCTATGTGGACCTGTACAATATCGTTGGATGTATCCTATTGAAAG GCATATGAAGATCCTAAAAGGATATGTTAGAAATCGTGCACGGGCTGAAGGGTGCATAGCTGAGCGGTACCTTGCTGAAGAGTATGCAATGTTTTATGGCAA aGAGCACTTGGAAGAATTAAAAGGTTCAGATAGACgatttgaaaagaatgaaaaattgcTACAAAAGAAACATGTGGAAACATTTAATGTCTGGTTGCATGAAAAg ATTAAGGTTATGGAGAATCACATTAATGTgtcaaatattttgaaatggcTTTCACGTGGACCAAGAGTACAATCAATGTCATATTCTGGATTTGTAATAAACGGCCTTCGATTTCACACGAAGGATGCAGAGAAGTCAAGACAAAATAGTGGTGTTTCACTCGAAGCAACTACAATTTGTAGAGCTAGTGCAAAAGACAATACACAAGTGATTGGAAAAGTCACTTACTATGGGGTTTTGAGAGAGATTATAGTTCTTGATTACCATACTTTTCAACTCCCCATTTTTAGATGTGATTGGGCAAATATTGTAAATGGTGTCAGAGATGATGATGGTTTCACCTTGGTTAACCTTCATGAGGGGCAAAGCCAATTTGAAAAAGACCCATTTATTTTAGCATCGCAAGCTAATCAAGTATTTTATTCTAGGGaaacaaattcttcaaattggTATGTTGGTTTGAAAGCACCATCACGAGGATTTCAAGATTTACAATTATATGATGAAAGTGATAATGAGCCACCTATGTCAATTGAAGTGGGAGAACTTGAAATACAAGATGACAATGAGGATGCACCAAATAAAAGAACtgatgttgatgatataaTTTGTGATGTgtaa